A single region of the Microbulbifer sp. MKSA007 genome encodes:
- a CDS encoding low molecular weight protein-tyrosine-phosphatase: MTANSDLSILFVCLGNICRSPLAEAVFRTKAQQAGIPVSVDSAGIISYHAGKRPDPRTLAIGEENGYSFENSYARQVATTDFTKYDHIFAMDKDNLEALQSLQPDSSEAQLGLFLSVLQDCDLAEVPDPYYGGIEGFQHILQLIEQASDTFIEQLKSRE, translated from the coding sequence TTGACAGCCAATTCAGATCTCTCGATATTATTTGTTTGCCTCGGTAATATTTGTCGCTCTCCCTTAGCGGAAGCCGTTTTCCGCACCAAGGCACAGCAGGCGGGTATTCCTGTTTCCGTCGACTCCGCGGGTATCATCAGCTACCACGCGGGTAAGCGACCAGATCCCCGAACTTTGGCTATTGGTGAAGAAAATGGCTATTCGTTTGAAAATAGCTACGCTCGCCAGGTAGCCACTACCGACTTTACAAAATATGATCATATCTTTGCGATGGACAAAGATAACCTGGAAGCACTGCAATCCTTGCAGCCTGACTCATCAGAGGCCCAACTAGGGTTATTTTTATCAGTGTTGCAAGATTGTGATTTAGCTGAAGTACCCGATCCTTACTATGGTGGTATTGAAGGGTTTCAACATATTCTCCAGCTTATAGAACAAGCATCTGATACATTTATCGAGCAGCTTAAAAGCAGAGAATAA